A region of Gammaproteobacteria bacterium DNA encodes the following proteins:
- a CDS encoding metalloregulator ArsR/SmtB family transcription factor, with the protein MPESTELLTPQLMSQDEDIERASRSLKAMSHPLRLKILCTLGDREVSVQEIVDSVGTSQSNISQHLAILRDKGILASRKDANRVYYRVGDARTLRLIGMMQEVFCNQA; encoded by the coding sequence ATGCCCGAATCCACCGAACTCCTGACGCCGCAATTGATGTCCCAAGACGAGGACATCGAAAGGGCTTCCCGTTCCCTGAAGGCCATGTCACACCCGTTGCGGCTGAAAATCCTCTGCACCCTGGGGGATCGCGAGGTGAGCGTGCAGGAGATCGTGGACAGCGTCGGCACCTCCCAGAGCAACATCTCCCAGCACCTCGCCATACTCAGGGACAAGGGCATTCTCGCCTCCCGCAAGGACGCCAACCGCGTCTACTACCGGGTCGGCGACGCGCGCACCCTGCGCCTGATCGGCATGATGCAGGAAGTCTTCTGTAACCAGGCCTGA
- a CDS encoding rhodanese-like domain-containing protein codes for MQEYLAFVSRHPVLFALLAAVVVLIIWTEIRRFTSGFRQVSPAEAVRLINQDETLLLDVRDANEVRTGVIGGAKHIPLADLTKRVDELEKFRDKTILAYCRSGSRSAQACSQLLKRDFKNVVNLKGGIMAWQEANLPLSKK; via the coding sequence ATGCAAGAATACCTCGCTTTTGTCTCGCGCCATCCCGTGTTGTTCGCCTTGCTGGCGGCGGTGGTGGTGCTGATCATCTGGACCGAAATCCGCCGTTTCACCTCCGGGTTCCGTCAGGTCTCGCCCGCCGAGGCCGTACGCCTGATCAACCAGGACGAGACCCTGCTCCTCGACGTTCGGGATGCCAACGAGGTTCGCACCGGCGTGATCGGCGGCGCCAAGCACATCCCGCTGGCCGACCTCACCAAACGGGTCGACGAGCTGGAAAAATTCCGCGACAAGACCATTCTCGCCTATTGCCGCAGCGGCAGCCGTTCCGCCCAGGCCTGTTCGCAGCTTTTGAAACGCGATTTCAAGAACGTGGTGAATCTCAAGGGCGGTATCATGGCCTGGCAGGAAGCGAACCTCCCCTTGAGCAAGAAGTAA